From Streptomyces durmitorensis, a single genomic window includes:
- a CDS encoding LCP family protein produces the protein MSDWPDDQGNGRGYGRGSGSAQPEGARRMRHVQRGGPSGRPGQQQAGGVPPQPAYDDGYGRPYGDARDDMFEPRSSRQDGYDSGYNTGQVYGAPNGQGNGAGQGGDDGYGTRAPRPAPNWRRRLKIGSITLVVVLLAVSIGTYFWADSKLKREVDLSKVIERPEGGAGTNYLIVGSDSREGMSDQDKKDLHTGSAAGKRTDSMMILHVADDGGNTMISLPRDSNVTIPSFKGAESGKLYPNQGRQTKLNAAYAEDGPELLVRTVEYNTGLKIDHYAEIGFGGFAKIVDAVGGVEMDIPKGFKDEKSGADFEAGKQTLDGKQALAFVRTRYALPGSDLDRTKNQQKFLAALANQAATPGTVLNPFKLYPTMGAGLDTLVVDKDMGLLDVASMFWAMKGVTGGDGKSMNMPLAGSTGGNLLWDKAKVKQMVNQLNNDEKVTVSGG, from the coding sequence ATGAGCGATTGGCCTGACGACCAGGGCAACGGCCGAGGATACGGCCGTGGCAGCGGGAGCGCGCAGCCTGAGGGCGCCCGCAGGATGCGGCATGTCCAGCGCGGCGGCCCGTCCGGCCGACCGGGCCAGCAGCAGGCGGGAGGAGTCCCGCCGCAGCCCGCGTACGACGACGGGTACGGCCGGCCGTACGGCGACGCGCGCGACGACATGTTCGAGCCCCGCAGCTCGCGCCAGGACGGCTACGACAGCGGCTACAACACCGGCCAGGTCTACGGCGCCCCGAACGGCCAGGGCAACGGCGCGGGCCAGGGCGGCGACGACGGCTACGGAACCCGCGCGCCGCGCCCCGCACCGAACTGGCGCCGGCGCCTCAAGATCGGCTCGATCACCCTGGTCGTGGTGCTGCTCGCGGTCTCCATCGGCACGTATTTCTGGGCCGACTCCAAGCTCAAGCGCGAGGTCGACCTCTCCAAGGTCATCGAGCGCCCCGAGGGCGGCGCGGGCACGAACTACCTGATCGTCGGCTCCGACAGCCGCGAGGGCATGTCCGACCAGGACAAGAAGGACCTCCACACGGGTTCCGCCGCGGGCAAGCGCACGGACTCGATGATGATCCTGCACGTCGCGGACGACGGCGGGAACACGATGATCTCGCTGCCCCGCGACTCGAACGTGACGATCCCCTCCTTCAAGGGCGCCGAGTCCGGCAAGCTCTACCCGAACCAGGGCCGCCAGACGAAGCTCAACGCGGCGTACGCGGAGGACGGCCCCGAGCTGCTCGTCCGCACCGTCGAGTACAACACCGGCCTGAAGATCGACCACTACGCCGAGATCGGCTTCGGCGGCTTCGCCAAGATCGTGGACGCGGTCGGCGGCGTCGAGATGGACATCCCCAAGGGCTTCAAGGACGAGAAGTCCGGCGCCGACTTCGAGGCGGGCAAGCAGACCCTCGACGGCAAGCAGGCCCTGGCCTTCGTCCGCACCCGCTACGCCCTGCCGGGCAGCGACCTGGACCGCACGAAGAACCAGCAGAAGTTCCTCGCAGCCCTGGCCAACCAGGCGGCGACGCCGGGCACGGTCCTGAACCCCTTCAAGCTCTACCCCACGATGGGCGCGGGCCTGGACACGCTCGTCGTCGACAAGGACATGGGCCTGCTCGACGTGGCATCCATGTTCTGGGCGATGAAGGGCGTCACGGGCGGCGACGGCAAGTCCATGAACATGCCGCTCGCGGGCTCGACCGGCGGCAACCTCCTGTGGGACAAGGCCAAGGTCAAGCAGATGGTGAACCAGCTGAACAACGACGAGAAGGTGACCGTCTCGGGCGGCTGA
- a CDS encoding acyl-CoA thioesterase encodes MTDLAPGAESEIPGKPTSASRTTLSHIMTHGDTNLLGTVHGGVIMKLVDDAAGAVAGRHSGGPAVTASMDEMAFLEPVRVGDLVHVKAQVNWTGRSSMEVGVRVLAERWNESTPAQQVGSAYLVFAAVDADGKPRGVPPVLPETERDRRRYQEAQIRRTHRLARRRAIKELRQARAAEGLDD; translated from the coding sequence ATGACAGACCTGGCCCCTGGCGCGGAATCGGAGATTCCGGGCAAGCCGACCTCGGCGTCCCGCACGACTCTCAGCCACATCATGACCCACGGCGACACCAACCTCCTCGGAACGGTGCACGGCGGCGTGATCATGAAACTGGTGGACGACGCCGCGGGGGCTGTCGCGGGACGGCACTCGGGCGGGCCCGCGGTCACCGCGTCCATGGACGAGATGGCCTTCCTGGAGCCGGTGCGGGTCGGCGACCTCGTCCATGTGAAGGCGCAGGTGAACTGGACCGGGCGCAGCTCCATGGAGGTCGGCGTCCGGGTCCTCGCCGAGCGCTGGAACGAGTCGACGCCCGCGCAGCAGGTGGGGTCGGCGTACCTCGTCTTCGCCGCCGTCGACGCGGACGGCAAGCCGCGGGGCGTGCCGCCGGTGCTTCCGGAGACGGAGCGGGACCGGCGCCGGTATCAGGAGGCGCAGATCCGGCGTACGCACCGCCTCGCGCGCCGCCGGGCCATCAAGGAGCTGCGGCAGGCGCGCGCCGCCGAGGGCCTCGACGACTGA
- a CDS encoding LCP family protein: MRVATGFSVTVLAAAGIGHGVVTSLDTEISRVDAFKDMKNRPKGGNGMNVLLVGTDGREKITKAEKQKYRLGGAPCHCTDTIMIVHLSEDRDRASVVSLPRDSYAEMPEHVDRNSGDKHKPHPVKMNAAYAEGGPNLTVRTVENMTKVKIDHYMEVDFTSFMKTVDVLGGVEICTARPLKDSYTGLDLPVGTHKLNGGAALQYVRTRHVDGTSDLGRMQRQQRFLAALISKATGSGVLLNPLKFRDVSRTLLGSVRADKGFGTNEMLALGRAMRGFSPSSSEFTTVPLRSKGVLVPGIGSTLKWDPQKSSKLFKALREDRPLAAHGAKRKAIVDVSPQQIRVQVDNAAGTPGLGKRVDSALRSTGFRTTRAPGNFVGKPLPRTVVAYDPRWDRSAKSLATALPGSQLRAVKGQGATLKVFAGQDFKQVRPVRAEDAYQGEFGALTGDQVGCQ; encoded by the coding sequence ATGCGGGTGGCGACCGGGTTCTCGGTGACCGTGCTCGCGGCGGCCGGGATCGGGCACGGCGTGGTCACCAGCCTCGACACCGAGATCAGCCGGGTCGACGCCTTCAAGGACATGAAGAACCGGCCCAAGGGCGGCAACGGCATGAACGTGCTGCTCGTCGGCACCGACGGCCGCGAGAAGATCACCAAGGCGGAGAAGCAGAAGTACCGGCTCGGCGGGGCGCCCTGCCACTGCACGGACACGATCATGATCGTGCACCTCTCGGAGGACCGGGACCGCGCCAGCGTCGTGAGCCTGCCCCGTGACAGCTACGCCGAGATGCCCGAGCACGTCGACCGGAACTCCGGCGACAAGCACAAGCCGCACCCGGTCAAGATGAACGCGGCGTACGCGGAGGGCGGCCCCAACCTGACCGTGCGGACCGTCGAGAACATGACGAAGGTCAAGATCGACCACTACATGGAGGTCGACTTCACCAGCTTCATGAAGACCGTGGACGTGCTCGGCGGCGTCGAGATCTGCACGGCACGCCCGCTGAAGGACTCGTACACGGGACTCGATCTCCCCGTCGGCACGCACAAGCTGAACGGCGGCGCCGCGCTGCAGTACGTCCGCACACGGCACGTCGACGGCACGTCGGACCTGGGGCGGATGCAGCGCCAGCAGCGGTTCCTCGCGGCGCTCATCTCGAAGGCCACCGGCAGCGGGGTGCTGCTCAACCCGCTGAAGTTCCGCGACGTGTCCAGGACGCTGCTCGGCTCGGTCCGCGCCGACAAGGGCTTCGGCACGAACGAGATGCTCGCCCTGGGGCGGGCGATGCGCGGCTTCTCGCCGTCGTCGTCGGAGTTCACGACGGTGCCGCTGCGCAGCAAGGGCGTGCTCGTGCCGGGCATCGGGTCGACGCTGAAGTGGGACCCGCAGAAGTCCTCGAAGCTCTTCAAGGCGCTGCGCGAGGACCGTCCGCTCGCCGCGCACGGCGCCAAGCGCAAGGCGATCGTCGACGTGTCACCGCAGCAGATCCGGGTGCAGGTGGACAACGCCGCGGGCACTCCGGGCCTGGGCAAGCGGGTCGACAGCGCGCTGCGGTCCACCGGCTTCCGCACGACGCGGGCCCCGGGCAACTTCGTGGGCAAGCCGCTGCCGCGCACGGTCGTCGCGTACGACCCGCGCTGGGACCGCTCGGCGAAGTCCCTGGCGACGGCGCTGCCGGGCAGCCAGCTGCGGGCGGTGAAGGGGCAGGGCGCCACCCTGAAGGTGTTCGCGGGCCAGGACTTCAAGCAGGTCAGGCCGGTGCGGGCGGAGGACGCCTACCAAGGCGAGTTCGGGGCGCTGACGGGCGACCAGGTGGGGTGCCAGTAG
- a CDS encoding glycosyltransferase family 2 protein, producing the protein MNATPDVQLPAVSVIMPVLNEERHLRAAVSAILEQEYDGEMEVVVALGPSTDRTDEIAAELVAETAGHRAKVQTVPNPTGRTPAALNAAIKASSHPIVVRVDGHGILSPGYIATAVRLLEETGAQNVGGIMHAEGENDWEHAVAAAMTSKIGVGNAAFHTGGAAQQAETVYLGVFRREALEQQGGYNEEFIRAQDWELNFRIREAGGLIWFSPELKVQYRPRPSVKALAKQYKDYGRWRHVVARYHEGSINLRYLAPPTAVCAIAAGVVVGALVTPWGFVVPAGYVAAIAAGSLPAGKGLGLKARLQIPVALATMHMSWGWGFLTSPRSLAKKVIASRRPAVLSEA; encoded by the coding sequence ATGAACGCGACGCCCGACGTGCAGCTTCCTGCCGTATCCGTGATCATGCCGGTGCTCAACGAGGAACGGCACCTGCGTGCTGCCGTCTCGGCGATCCTTGAGCAGGAGTACGACGGTGAGATGGAGGTCGTCGTCGCGCTCGGTCCCTCCACGGACCGCACGGACGAGATCGCCGCCGAACTGGTCGCCGAGACCGCGGGCCACCGCGCGAAGGTGCAGACCGTCCCGAACCCCACGGGGCGCACGCCCGCGGCCCTGAACGCCGCCATCAAGGCGTCGAGCCACCCGATCGTGGTGCGCGTGGACGGCCACGGCATCCTCTCGCCCGGCTACATCGCGACGGCCGTACGCCTCCTGGAGGAGACCGGCGCGCAGAACGTCGGCGGCATCATGCACGCCGAGGGCGAGAACGACTGGGAGCACGCGGTCGCCGCCGCCATGACGTCGAAGATCGGCGTGGGCAACGCGGCCTTCCACACCGGTGGCGCCGCCCAGCAGGCGGAGACCGTCTACCTCGGTGTCTTCCGCCGCGAGGCCCTCGAACAGCAGGGCGGCTACAACGAAGAGTTCATCCGCGCCCAGGACTGGGAGCTGAACTTCCGCATCCGTGAGGCCGGCGGGCTCATCTGGTTCTCGCCCGAGCTGAAGGTGCAGTACCGCCCGCGGCCGAGCGTGAAGGCGCTCGCCAAGCAGTACAAGGACTACGGCCGCTGGCGGCACGTCGTCGCCCGGTACCACGAGGGCTCCATCAACCTGCGCTACCTCGCGCCGCCGACCGCGGTCTGCGCGATCGCGGCAGGCGTCGTCGTGGGCGCGCTCGTGACGCCCTGGGGCTTCGTCGTCCCCGCGGGCTATGTCGCGGCGATCGCCGCGGGCTCGCTGCCCGCGGGCAAGGGGCTCGGGCTGAAGGCGCGCCTCCAGATCCCGGTGGCCCTCGCGACCATGCACATGTCGTGGGGCTGGGGCTTTTTGACCAGCCCGCGCTCGCTCGCCAAGAAGGTCATCGCCTCCCGGCGCCCGGCCGTCCTCAGCGAGGCCTGA
- a CDS encoding LCP family protein, with protein MGRSSVRGEGARQRAPHASDHGLEEGPPHEGGEPSADSGHHRRRHGGGGGRAPRPRRRILRWSATILSVLILGTAGAGYLYYQHLNNNLETDDLNLGDHRAPEPTPNAAGQTPLNILLIGSDARDSKENQKLGGAKETFGGTPLADVQMLLHLSADRTNMSVISMPRDTLLSIPKCTDPDDGKVYEASTQRTMTNQSLGRGGPGCTVATWEKLTDIRINHFMEVDFSGVVSMADAIGGVPVCVDANIHSRDSEGHGSGLKLEKGTTYVKGEQALQWLRTRYGFDGGTDISRAKAQHMYMNALVRELRENANLGSPNKLRKLAETATSALKVDDGLGSVKALFDLSNELKKVSPERTTMTTMPFEYVGARVIPKPGDAEQLFRLVRDDISLDGKGKKKPAKEKVSDDPAADDGEIAVQVQNGTRTDVEPPVGGRASTVTQILAGKGFTKAAADTTTVLAQEKTVIKFPSADLEGDAQRIAKSLGMKLSSVKKSTDVSGVTLVVGADWREGNAPPKSKQDDKTPDSAEALNGSDKKACMHVDPNFTWK; from the coding sequence ATGGGGAGAAGCAGCGTGCGTGGGGAGGGGGCGCGACAACGCGCCCCGCACGCCAGTGATCACGGCTTGGAAGAAGGCCCGCCGCACGAGGGAGGGGAGCCCTCGGCGGACAGCGGGCACCACAGGCGTCGGCACGGGGGTGGCGGCGGACGGGCTCCGCGTCCAAGACGCCGGATACTGCGCTGGTCGGCGACGATTCTCTCGGTGCTGATACTCGGCACGGCCGGCGCCGGATATCTCTACTACCAGCACTTGAACAACAACCTGGAGACCGACGACCTGAACCTCGGCGACCACCGGGCCCCCGAGCCCACGCCGAACGCGGCGGGCCAGACCCCGCTGAACATCCTGCTGATCGGCTCGGACGCGCGGGACTCCAAGGAGAACCAGAAGCTCGGCGGCGCCAAGGAGACCTTCGGGGGCACACCGCTCGCCGACGTCCAGATGCTCCTGCACCTGTCGGCCGACCGCACGAACATGTCGGTCATCAGCATGCCGCGCGACACGCTGCTCTCCATTCCCAAGTGCACCGACCCGGACGACGGCAAGGTCTACGAGGCGTCGACGCAGCGGACGATGACGAACCAGTCGCTCGGCCGCGGCGGCCCCGGCTGCACGGTCGCCACCTGGGAGAAGCTCACCGACATCCGCATCAACCACTTCATGGAGGTGGACTTCTCGGGTGTGGTCTCCATGGCCGACGCCATCGGCGGCGTACCGGTCTGCGTGGACGCCAACATCCACTCGCGCGACAGCGAGGGCCACGGCTCCGGCCTGAAGCTCGAAAAAGGCACCACGTACGTCAAGGGCGAGCAGGCCCTGCAGTGGCTGCGCACCCGCTACGGCTTCGACGGCGGCACCGACATCAGCCGGGCCAAGGCCCAGCACATGTACATGAACGCACTCGTGCGCGAGCTGCGCGAGAACGCCAACCTCGGCAGCCCCAACAAGCTGCGCAAGCTCGCCGAGACGGCCACCAGCGCGCTCAAGGTCGACGACGGCCTGGGCAGCGTCAAGGCCCTCTTCGACCTGAGCAACGAGCTCAAGAAGGTCTCGCCGGAGCGGACCACGATGACGACCATGCCCTTCGAGTACGTGGGCGCGCGCGTGATCCCCAAGCCGGGCGACGCCGAGCAGCTCTTCCGCCTCGTACGCGACGACATCTCACTGGACGGCAAGGGCAAGAAGAAGCCCGCCAAGGAGAAGGTCTCGGACGATCCGGCGGCCGACGACGGCGAGATCGCGGTGCAGGTGCAGAACGGCACCCGCACGGACGTCGAGCCCCCGGTCGGCGGGCGCGCGAGCACGGTCACGCAGATCCTGGCGGGGAAGGGCTTCACCAAGGCTGCGGCCGACACGACGACTGTCCTCGCGCAGGAGAAGACCGTCATCAAGTTCCCCAGCGCCGACCTGGAGGGCGACGCGCAGCGGATCGCCAAGTCCCTTGGCATGAAGCTGAGTTCGGTGAAGAAGTCGACGGACGTCTCGGGGGTCACCCTGGTCGTCGGTGCCGACTGGCGGGAGGGGAACGCCCCTCCCAAGTCGAAGCAGGACGACAAGACGCCGGATTCGGCCGAGGCGCTCAACGGCTCGGACAAGAAGGCGTGCATGCACGTGGATCCGAACTTCACCTGGAAGTGA
- a CDS encoding LCP family protein encodes MDAQGRGRAENIDPADQWVLNPNTGDYELRLSPSAGQSAVPGPRRSSRSSTRQGARGRDGRRDEPRDEQREVPPQRRRRNPQPEAAGGRRKQKPRKSKGKKALMWTGGSLALVLVAVGVGGYVYYQHLNDNINSIADDGASTGGFSKDRAINILVMGTDKRSGEGNEKYGDKGSVGHADTTILLHVSKDRTNATALSIPRDMITDIPDCPTTMKDGSKKTITGTKGARFNESLGQSERTPSCTMRTVTEITGIVPDHFMVADFNAVKTLSSAVGGVDVCLAKDIDDPDSHLNLPAGKHTIEGEEALAFVRTRHSVGTGGDLSRIELQQQFLSSLMRKLKSNDTLTSPSKMIKLAEAGTEALTVDSKIADIMKLRDLGMELGKLDMKNLSFATVPVVDNPAEKVHTTVVVDKAKADPLFSMMRADESLTAVKKKEKKEKAAVAARLKGSKSDASEVRVNIYNGSGKTGAAQATLTYLQNTEGMSKASQLGNAPSDLKKTTLEYAPDQADQARRLADVMGLSGSAMKPGKSEKNSQGLPAIKLTLGSDFKGAGVPISTPSKAPEGIQKVEADKTVCAK; translated from the coding sequence GTGGACGCGCAAGGCCGTGGGCGGGCGGAGAACATCGACCCCGCAGACCAGTGGGTGCTCAACCCGAACACCGGCGATTACGAACTGCGACTGAGCCCTTCCGCAGGGCAGTCGGCAGTGCCTGGACCGCGCAGATCATCGCGGTCCTCGACCCGCCAGGGAGCGCGCGGCCGCGATGGCCGACGTGACGAGCCCCGTGATGAGCAGCGCGAGGTCCCGCCTCAGCGCAGACGCCGCAATCCGCAGCCGGAGGCGGCGGGCGGGCGGCGCAAGCAGAAGCCGAGGAAGTCCAAGGGCAAGAAGGCCCTGATGTGGACGGGCGGCTCACTCGCCCTCGTCCTGGTCGCGGTCGGTGTGGGCGGGTACGTCTACTACCAACACCTCAACGACAACATCAACTCGATCGCCGATGACGGCGCGAGCACCGGCGGCTTCAGCAAGGACCGCGCCATCAACATCCTGGTGATGGGTACGGACAAGCGCAGCGGCGAGGGCAACGAGAAGTACGGCGACAAGGGAAGCGTCGGTCACGCCGACACGACGATCCTGCTGCACGTCTCCAAGGACCGCACCAACGCGACCGCGTTGAGCATCCCGCGCGACATGATCACGGACATTCCGGACTGCCCGACCACGATGAAGGACGGCAGCAAGAAGACGATCACCGGCACGAAGGGCGCCCGCTTCAACGAGAGCCTCGGGCAGAGCGAGCGCACGCCCAGCTGCACCATGCGTACGGTCACGGAGATCACCGGGATAGTCCCCGACCACTTCATGGTGGCCGACTTCAACGCGGTCAAGACGCTCTCCAGCGCGGTCGGCGGCGTCGACGTCTGTCTGGCCAAGGACATCGACGACCCGGACTCGCACCTGAACCTGCCCGCGGGCAAGCACACCATCGAGGGCGAGGAGGCGCTGGCGTTCGTCCGCACGCGCCACTCCGTGGGCACCGGCGGGGACTTGAGCCGCATCGAGCTGCAACAGCAGTTCCTCAGCTCGCTGATGCGCAAGCTCAAGTCGAACGACACGCTGACCAGCCCGTCGAAGATGATAAAGCTGGCCGAAGCGGGCACCGAGGCGCTCACGGTCGACTCCAAGATCGCGGACATCATGAAACTCCGTGACCTGGGTATGGAGCTCGGCAAGCTCGACATGAAGAACCTGAGCTTCGCGACCGTGCCTGTCGTCGACAACCCGGCGGAGAAGGTCCACACGACCGTCGTCGTGGACAAGGCCAAGGCCGACCCGCTGTTCTCCATGATGCGCGCCGACGAGTCGCTGACCGCGGTGAAGAAGAAGGAGAAGAAGGAGAAGGCGGCGGTCGCCGCCCGCCTCAAGGGCAGCAAGTCCGACGCCTCCGAGGTGCGGGTCAACATCTACAACGGCAGCGGGAAGACCGGCGCCGCTCAGGCAACTCTCACGTACTTGCAGAACACTGAGGGCATGTCCAAGGCAAGCCAGCTCGGCAACGCGCCGTCCGACCTCAAGAAGACGACGCTGGAGTACGCCCCCGACCAGGCCGATCAGGCCCGGCGGCTCGCCGACGTCATGGGGCTCTCGGGCTCCGCGATGAAGCCCGGCAAGAGCGAGAAGAACTCGCAGGGTCTCCCCGCCATCAAGCTGACGCTCGGCAGCGACTTCAAGGGGGCCGGGGTGCCCATCAGTACCCCGTCGAAGGCGCCGGAGGGCATCCAGAAGGTCGAAGCGGACAAGACTGTGTGTGCCAAGTGA
- a CDS encoding LCP family protein, which produces MSDTAGMPAGPDRPDPDGTPPEPPTTYAPGAGSSPTGAGIARRRRRWLRWTAMGAAGLVLVAGGAGWAVYNKLDGNITEDTDAAAELARYEKERPTPLVHDAQNILLIGSDTRSGRGNKKYGRDKGTERSDTTILLHLAADRQSATAVSIPRDVMVDIPSCRKSDGSRTRAQFAQFNWAFQFGGTACTIRTVEKMTKIRVDHHMVVDFAGFKDMVNAVDGVQVCLKAPINDSDAHLKLPAGRHTLNGEQALGYVRARKSIGNGSDTDRMDRQQQFLAALVNKVQSNDVLLNPAKLYPVLDAATSSLTTDPALASLRGLYELVRGMRNIPTEQVQFLTVPRRSYVYDANRDELVEPAAEELFTRLRTDAPLQVTRKEPETAPVDEETQEYDDSEDHGDSESDEKPDDPSHTPSPAPTFRGNTAAGTTCE; this is translated from the coding sequence GTGTCCGACACCGCAGGCATGCCCGCCGGACCGGACCGACCGGACCCGGACGGCACCCCGCCTGAGCCGCCGACGACGTACGCACCCGGCGCGGGCTCAAGCCCCACGGGCGCGGGCATCGCCCGGCGCAGGCGGCGCTGGCTGCGCTGGACGGCCATGGGGGCGGCCGGGCTCGTGCTGGTCGCCGGGGGCGCGGGCTGGGCGGTCTACAACAAGCTCGACGGCAACATCACCGAGGACACCGACGCCGCGGCGGAGCTGGCGCGCTACGAGAAGGAGCGCCCCACACCGCTGGTGCACGACGCGCAGAACATCCTCCTGATCGGCTCCGACACCCGCTCGGGCCGGGGCAACAAGAAGTACGGCCGCGACAAGGGCACCGAGCGCTCGGACACCACGATCCTGCTGCACCTCGCGGCCGACCGGCAGAGCGCCACCGCGGTGTCGATCCCGCGGGACGTGATGGTGGACATCCCCAGCTGCCGCAAGTCCGACGGTTCGCGGACACGGGCCCAGTTCGCGCAGTTCAACTGGGCGTTCCAGTTCGGCGGGACGGCCTGCACGATTCGTACGGTCGAGAAGATGACGAAGATCCGCGTCGACCACCACATGGTCGTGGACTTCGCCGGGTTCAAGGACATGGTCAACGCCGTCGACGGCGTACAGGTCTGCCTCAAGGCCCCGATCAACGACTCCGACGCGCATCTGAAGCTCCCCGCGGGCAGGCACACCCTCAACGGCGAGCAGGCGCTCGGCTACGTGCGCGCCCGCAAGAGCATCGGCAACGGCAGCGACACCGACCGGATGGACCGCCAGCAGCAGTTCCTCGCGGCACTCGTCAACAAGGTGCAGAGCAATGACGTCCTGCTCAATCCGGCGAAGCTCTATCCGGTTCTCGACGCGGCCACTTCTTCGCTGACCACGGACCCCGCGCTGGCGAGTTTGCGTGGTTTGTACGAACTGGTGCGCGGCATGCGCAACATCCCCACAGAACAGGTGCAGTTCCTCACCGTGCCCCGGCGGTCGTATGTCTACGACGCCAATCGGGATGAACTCGTCGAGCCCGCGGCGGAGGAACTCTTCACGCGACTCCGAACGGACGCACCCCTCCAAGTGACGCGCAAGGAGCCCGAAACCGCGCCCGTCGACGAGGAGACGCAGGAGTACGACGACTCCGAGGACCACGGCGACTCCGAGAGCGACGAGAAGCCGGACGACCCTTCTCATACGCCTAGCCCCGCTCCCACATTCCGGGGCAACACGGCTGCGGGAACGACCTGCGAGTAA
- a CDS encoding TIGR03089 family protein, with protein MNATDRTPADLLRSALAADPGRPLITFYDDATGERVELSVATFANWVAKTANLLQDDLAAQPGDRLALLLPAHWQTAVWLLACSSVGVVADVGGDPAGADLVVSGPDSLDAARACSGERVALALRPLGGRFPQAPEGFADYAVEVPSQGDRFAPYAPVDPDEPALAVGGAVVGELTGAELVERARADAGALGLAPGSRLLSGLSYDTWEGLSSGLYAPLAAGGSVVLCRHLDQLADDGLAKRVEDERVTATAK; from the coding sequence GTGAACGCCACCGACCGCACCCCTGCCGACCTGCTGCGATCCGCGCTCGCCGCGGACCCGGGCCGCCCGCTGATCACCTTCTACGACGACGCCACGGGCGAGCGCGTCGAATTGTCCGTGGCCACCTTCGCCAATTGGGTGGCCAAGACCGCCAACCTGCTCCAGGACGATCTCGCCGCCCAGCCCGGCGACCGGCTCGCGCTGCTGCTGCCCGCGCACTGGCAGACGGCGGTCTGGCTGCTCGCCTGTTCGTCCGTCGGAGTCGTCGCGGACGTGGGCGGCGACCCGGCCGGTGCCGATCTCGTCGTCAGCGGGCCCGACTCGCTCGACGCGGCGCGGGCCTGCTCCGGGGAGCGGGTCGCGCTCGCGCTCCGGCCGCTCGGCGGGCGCTTCCCGCAGGCCCCCGAAGGCTTCGCGGACTACGCGGTCGAGGTGCCGAGCCAGGGCGACCGTTTCGCTCCGTACGCCCCCGTGGACCCGGACGAGCCCGCGCTCGCTGTCGGCGGCGCCGTCGTCGGCGAGCTGACGGGCGCCGAGCTGGTGGAGCGGGCCCGCGCCGACGCCGGGGCCCTGGGGCTCGCGCCCGGCTCCCGGCTGCTCTCGGGTCTTTCGTACGACACCTGGGAGGGCCTGAGCTCCGGCCTGTACGCCCCGCTGGCGGCGGGCGGCTCCGTGGTGCTCTGCCGCCACCTGGACCAGCTCGCCGACGACGGCCTCGCCAAGCGCGTCGAGGACGAGCGGGTCACCGCCACCGCCAAGTAA